From the genome of Salvelinus fontinalis isolate EN_2023a chromosome 20, ASM2944872v1, whole genome shotgun sequence, one region includes:
- the LOC129817779 gene encoding ras-related protein Rab-15-like isoform X2, with amino-acid sequence MKTLEIDGIKVRIQIWDTAGQERYQTITKQYYRRAQGIFLVYDITSERSFQHIMKWASDVDEYAPDNIQKILIGNKSDEEEKRQVATEQGNKLANDYGMDFFETSAFTNHNITESFTRLAEQVLSANKKDLDLLRSSVTNELNLAALEEEEGITDGAAASQKGCWC; translated from the exons GGACAcagcaggacaggagagatatcaGACCATCACTAAGCAGTACTACAGACGAGCACAG GGAATCTTCCTGGTTTACGACATCACAAGTGAGCGATCCTTCCAGCACATCATGAAGTGGGCCAGCGATGTGGACGAG tatGCTCCTGATAACATCCAGAAGATCCTCATAGGGAACAagtcagacgaggaggagaagaggCAGGTAGCTACAGAACAGGGCAACAAGCTGGCCAATGATTATGGGATGGACTTTTTTGAGACAAGTGCCTTCACCAACCATAACATAACAGAG TCCTTCACGCGATTGGCTGAGCAGGTCCTGTCGGCCAATAAGAAGGACCTGGACCTCCTGAGGTCGTCGGTCACAAACGAGCTCAACCTTGCCgccctggaggaggaggagggcatcACAGACGGGGCCGCCGCCTCACAGAAGGGCTGCTGGTGTTaa